In Persicimonas caeni, a single window of DNA contains:
- the dapF gene encoding diaminopimelate epimerase: MSRFPPVKSFPIFKYHGLGNDFVVVREADAPDVEAHVEALCDRNRGVGADGVLVLSEFEDAQARMVIFNRDGSRPEMCGNGVRCVVRHLVQVEGFCADALTIVSDAGPRPCRVEEQGAGTWQVAVEMGEAKLDAEPAHVDHDGFTAELVKVDMGNPHAVTFQAAPIETIDAIGELLNAAHPEFPEGVNVEFVEQTGPQAIRVDVYERGVGRTQACGTGACAAAVAAIDAGLCHADAPVEVELPGGVLRIELRDGVVWMTGPVEYVFCGEITDDWLTSQR, from the coding sequence GTGAGCCGTTTTCCACCGGTGAAGTCCTTTCCGATCTTCAAATACCACGGTCTTGGCAACGACTTTGTCGTGGTGCGCGAAGCCGACGCCCCCGACGTCGAAGCCCATGTCGAGGCGCTGTGCGACCGCAACCGCGGCGTCGGCGCCGACGGCGTGCTCGTGCTCTCCGAGTTCGAAGACGCTCAGGCGCGCATGGTCATCTTTAACCGCGATGGCTCGCGCCCCGAAATGTGTGGAAACGGCGTGCGCTGCGTGGTGCGCCACCTGGTGCAAGTCGAAGGTTTCTGTGCCGACGCGCTCACCATCGTGTCTGACGCCGGGCCGCGCCCGTGTCGCGTAGAAGAGCAGGGCGCAGGCACCTGGCAGGTCGCCGTCGAAATGGGCGAGGCCAAGCTCGATGCCGAGCCGGCACATGTCGACCACGACGGGTTCACAGCCGAATTGGTCAAGGTCGACATGGGAAACCCGCACGCGGTGACCTTTCAGGCAGCCCCCATCGAGACCATCGATGCGATCGGCGAGCTACTCAACGCAGCACACCCCGAGTTTCCCGAGGGTGTCAACGTCGAGTTCGTCGAGCAGACCGGCCCGCAGGCGATTCGCGTCGACGTCTACGAGCGCGGCGTGGGGCGCACCCAGGCATGCGGCACAGGCGCTTGCGCCGCGGCCGTGGCTGCCATCGACGCCGGTCTTTGCCACGCCGACGCCCCCGTCGAGGTCGAACTTCCCGGCGGCGTGTTGCGCATCGAGCTTCGCGACGGCGTCGTCT
- a CDS encoding PilZ domain-containing protein yields the protein MFGSPYTHIRRSPQAKPSFAGLRRYNRRELETNVVVQDSEGWEIPLDSVDISPTGIFVRSDFLFEIGEEHTLIFGVEDKGIFRIRARVARVEEPQDDDMFAGADLRPGMGYEFVDTEEETWHELCAVVAGA from the coding sequence ATGTTCGGCTCACCCTACACGCATATTCGACGCTCGCCGCAAGCCAAGCCCTCCTTCGCTGGGCTTCGCCGCTACAACCGGCGCGAACTGGAGACGAACGTCGTCGTCCAGGACAGCGAGGGCTGGGAGATCCCGCTCGACAGCGTCGATATCAGCCCCACGGGCATCTTTGTGCGCTCGGACTTCCTCTTCGAGATCGGCGAGGAGCACACGCTCATCTTCGGTGTCGAGGACAAGGGGATCTTTCGCATTCGGGCGCGCGTCGCACGCGTCGAAGAGCCTCAGGACGATGATATGTTCGCCGGTGCCGACCTTCGACCCGGCATGGGATACGAGTTCGTCGACACCGAAGAAGAGACCTGGCACGAACTGTGTGCAGTGGTCGCCGGAGCTTAG
- a CDS encoding AMP-dependent synthetase/ligase, whose protein sequence is MTETILELFKRRVNEFGPRAALLHKQNGEWEEQSWKEWWEQTERLAAGLIDLGVEPGDRICVLSDTRIEWVWIDMAVAMTGAVIVPIYPSTLPEQCAHIIRDSQAQVAFVQDPSQLDKLVQMREALSCLRHVVYLDHAAVLANPDWKGRRQVRLEEVIDADDDWIASFDALAAVGRRRVAEDHRYVADRRQGVDAADLATIIYTSGTAGTPKGVEHTHASLAAEVDAIAQLGVLTPDDRQLLFLPLAHIFAKMLFLAAIGTGVQTAFAENLPSVVTNLREVRPTFFAGVPRIFEKIHAQLLSERDRMAGPDSSLFERAMRRGKEFSRLRQQGRALGPLDRLEDKLYRTVVFDRIRELFGGNVRFLFCGGAPLRADLAEFFHAAGILILEGYGLTETAAVSTLNLPDDFRFGSVGKPLPGVDLTIAEDGEVLVRGPMVMRRYHGLEDQTAAAVDAEEGWFHTGDLGRFDRDGFLYITGRKKHLIVTSGGKNVAPEQLETRLNECQFIHQAVICGDDRPFISAMITLDETAETWAIQHGISFETRAELADHPQIREQVAREIAKLNEALPHFETVRRFHILPEPLSAEAGELTPTGKVRRRAVLQKYRDVVDTLYKPAQAPPQKI, encoded by the coding sequence ATGACTGAGACCATTCTCGAGCTGTTCAAACGCAGGGTCAACGAATTCGGACCGCGCGCAGCGCTGCTCCACAAGCAAAACGGCGAGTGGGAAGAGCAGTCATGGAAGGAGTGGTGGGAGCAGACCGAGCGTCTCGCCGCCGGACTCATCGACCTGGGCGTCGAGCCGGGTGACCGCATATGCGTGCTCTCCGACACGCGCATCGAGTGGGTGTGGATCGATATGGCGGTGGCCATGACGGGGGCCGTGATCGTGCCGATTTACCCGTCGACGCTCCCCGAGCAATGCGCCCACATCATTCGCGACAGCCAGGCGCAGGTGGCCTTCGTCCAAGATCCGAGCCAGCTCGACAAGCTGGTCCAGATGCGCGAGGCGCTCTCTTGCCTACGACATGTCGTCTACCTCGACCACGCCGCCGTGCTGGCCAATCCGGACTGGAAGGGCAGGCGACAGGTGCGGCTCGAGGAGGTCATCGACGCAGACGACGACTGGATCGCGAGTTTCGATGCGCTCGCAGCCGTCGGGCGGCGACGTGTGGCCGAGGACCATCGCTACGTGGCCGACCGACGCCAGGGCGTCGACGCCGCGGACCTGGCGACGATTATCTACACTTCGGGTACCGCCGGCACCCCCAAAGGGGTCGAGCATACCCACGCGAGCCTCGCCGCCGAGGTCGATGCCATCGCTCAACTGGGGGTGCTCACCCCCGACGATCGCCAGCTCCTCTTTTTACCCCTGGCTCATATCTTCGCGAAAATGCTCTTTTTGGCGGCCATTGGAACGGGCGTGCAAACGGCGTTCGCCGAGAACCTGCCGTCGGTCGTCACCAACCTTCGGGAGGTGCGCCCGACCTTTTTCGCCGGGGTGCCGCGAATCTTCGAGAAGATTCACGCCCAGCTTCTCTCGGAGCGTGACCGCATGGCCGGCCCGGACAGCTCGCTGTTCGAGCGGGCGATGCGCCGCGGCAAGGAGTTTAGCCGCCTGCGTCAGCAGGGCAGGGCGCTCGGCCCGCTCGACCGACTGGAAGACAAGCTGTACCGCACGGTCGTCTTCGACCGGATTCGAGAGTTGTTCGGCGGCAACGTGCGCTTTCTGTTCTGCGGCGGCGCGCCGCTTCGCGCCGACCTCGCCGAATTCTTTCACGCCGCCGGCATCCTCATCTTGGAGGGCTACGGGTTGACGGAGACCGCGGCGGTTTCCACGCTCAACCTGCCTGACGACTTTCGCTTCGGCAGTGTCGGAAAGCCGCTGCCGGGTGTCGACCTGACGATCGCCGAGGACGGCGAGGTGCTCGTGCGCGGGCCAATGGTCATGCGCCGGTACCACGGCCTCGAAGACCAGACCGCGGCTGCAGTCGACGCCGAGGAGGGGTGGTTCCACACCGGCGACCTCGGCCGCTTCGATCGCGACGGCTTCCTCTACATTACGGGGCGCAAGAAGCACCTCATCGTGACCTCCGGCGGTAAGAACGTCGCTCCCGAACAGCTCGAGACTCGTCTGAACGAGTGCCAGTTCATCCACCAGGCCGTCATCTGCGGCGACGACCGGCCGTTCATCTCCGCCATGATCACCCTCGACGAGACCGCTGAGACCTGGGCCATCCAGCACGGCATCAGCTTCGAGACGCGCGCCGAGCTCGCCGACCACCCTCAAATCCGCGAGCAGGTCGCTCGCGAGATCGCCAAACTGAACGAGGCGCTCCCTCACTTCGAGACCGTGCGTCGATTTCACATCCTCCCCGAGCCTCTCAGCGCCGAAGCTGGCGAGCTCACCCCGACAGGCAAAGTGCGCCGCCGCGCCGTCCTCCAGAAGTACCGTGACGTGGTCGATACCCTCTACAAGCCCGCTCAGGCCCCGCCCCAAAAAATTTGA
- a CDS encoding CARDB domain-containing protein — protein sequence MTKVRAMLLVLLLLPLALVSTSCGGDDGEKTAEVEITSIEPASSYPGVETAISFTITPGEGTSASELSWTVDFGDNQTASGEELEDTVTHVYENSGQYRVEVVALAGGSEVGSATSTVRVLAPVDLAISETRGSPANVQTGDTLTVSFEVANQVAGAVESPFDVSVYLSPSASVTVDDLEGLPLLATTTVSASQEGEPVIAAGESVSAGLSAEVPSDVSSGDYHLVSWINPEGQLADSEPGNNLDVAQGIVRVENPDEVLPDLAVTDVLIIPDRAFPTLNQLTRSFTVANRGNVEAFDVVAKVWLSQGDAELDESSDMLLEKTDPFNVPPNDKVVFDPEEFVLDNEIAPTPGEELEVYMIVEVAIQGDSTEANLDNNVGASPNPTVVSDERVDGTDIVVRDFSVTPNSTFLDGTLEATLVVANEGTLDASSFFCGIYLGDEPAVNTDLDPRLSNINISGIDSDTEQTIEQSFVVPALYDPGTYYMYVVCDPLGALSEPYRSNNQKVYLEPVTITDEADVDLYVDSLTVPSTANEGDTVDLTATICVSGSNPSGTTRGRLWRSPNAAPDFTEDPIAEFDIPNINPGGCEDVTIQTDASCADFVAEYGYAIEVDYQDRLPESDEDNNTATGSNLLDVSGEFCSCTADAYANDASNQPLPLTAGQFSDAVCDPEICDWYAADLQQNESLLVTTTFDANQGQLETRLYDSSGSNELDSSVADGRQEVATFLVPSAGRYLFKVCGETPDIQNLYDVDVEILSPSPGVDVLPRELEVPQRDSFSIGAQLDISFRVYNIGQTATSGAFDANLVISPNDVIGDGDDIPLQPTSVSVSQVSGGGSKDVSATVEIPTSVNDGDYYIGVQLDIADGDTTNNAVASKMITVETLCYDPLEPNDSFADAPSMSAGSYSNLTACTAADDYYKLCVQNGKKFTLRADFFDSQGDIDIELFDQQRQIIDSSANSGVDSESVSVDYVNGDQCYYARVYLLTLQQDLQTSYDMSINVSNVDPSLQCDGYFEPNDTTSSAASLLAALQHTNTLDRCPASDTDYYYVSLSSGQTVSLRGLLEPSTQAGTLRIQLYQPNGTPGPNMETAPGAPVAEIANYTAPTSGTYYLQVTLSGTQRRATYTLEADGIGGIDLEASNLLIGPGTYRANDEVRFGFDLANLRSDPATAPTYTVWLGTAQAHDPNADIQLGSFSLSSDVAGNSSTSIADRVDLPSSGLWDGTGYLHVVVEANGQTDPNPGNNTTTTTIDLSTN from the coding sequence ATGACGAAGGTACGAGCGATGTTGCTCGTGTTGCTGTTGCTTCCGCTCGCCCTGGTGAGCACGAGTTGTGGCGGCGACGACGGGGAGAAGACGGCCGAGGTCGAAATCACGTCCATCGAGCCGGCAAGCTCCTATCCGGGCGTCGAGACGGCGATCAGCTTCACGATCACCCCCGGCGAAGGCACCAGTGCCAGTGAGTTGAGCTGGACGGTCGATTTTGGCGACAACCAAACGGCCTCGGGCGAAGAACTCGAAGACACGGTCACCCATGTCTACGAAAACTCGGGGCAGTACCGCGTCGAAGTCGTCGCTCTGGCCGGCGGGTCCGAGGTTGGCAGCGCCACATCTACGGTGCGCGTGCTCGCGCCGGTCGACCTGGCCATAAGCGAGACACGCGGTTCGCCGGCGAACGTGCAAACCGGTGACACCCTGACGGTCTCCTTCGAGGTGGCCAACCAAGTCGCCGGCGCCGTCGAGTCTCCTTTCGATGTCTCCGTCTATCTTTCTCCCTCGGCCAGCGTGACGGTCGATGACCTCGAGGGTTTGCCCCTTTTGGCGACCACCACGGTATCCGCCTCCCAAGAGGGTGAGCCGGTCATCGCTGCCGGTGAGTCCGTCAGCGCGGGCTTGTCCGCCGAGGTTCCCTCCGACGTGAGCAGCGGCGATTATCACCTCGTCAGCTGGATCAACCCCGAGGGCCAGCTCGCCGATTCGGAGCCGGGCAACAACCTCGACGTCGCCCAGGGCATCGTTCGCGTGGAGAACCCCGACGAAGTGCTCCCCGACCTCGCCGTCACCGACGTTCTTATCATTCCCGACCGCGCCTTCCCGACGCTCAACCAATTGACTCGGAGCTTTACGGTCGCCAACCGCGGCAACGTCGAGGCCTTCGACGTCGTCGCCAAGGTATGGTTGTCGCAAGGCGACGCCGAGCTCGACGAAAGCTCCGACATGCTGCTCGAAAAGACCGACCCGTTCAACGTTCCGCCGAATGACAAAGTCGTCTTCGATCCCGAGGAGTTCGTCCTCGACAACGAAATCGCGCCGACACCGGGCGAAGAGCTCGAGGTCTACATGATCGTCGAAGTCGCCATTCAGGGCGACTCGACCGAGGCGAACCTCGACAACAACGTGGGCGCCTCGCCCAACCCGACGGTCGTCTCCGACGAGCGCGTCGACGGCACCGACATCGTGGTGCGCGACTTCAGCGTCACGCCCAACAGCACGTTCCTCGACGGTACCCTCGAGGCGACCCTCGTCGTGGCCAATGAAGGCACCCTCGACGCGAGTTCATTCTTCTGCGGCATCTACCTGGGTGATGAGCCGGCGGTGAACACCGACTTGGACCCGCGACTGAGCAACATCAACATCAGCGGCATCGACAGCGACACCGAGCAGACCATCGAGCAGAGCTTCGTGGTGCCGGCGCTGTATGACCCGGGCACCTACTACATGTACGTGGTCTGCGACCCGCTCGGCGCGCTGTCCGAGCCGTACCGCAGCAATAACCAGAAGGTGTACCTCGAGCCGGTGACCATCACCGACGAGGCCGACGTCGACCTGTATGTCGACTCGCTGACGGTGCCCTCCACCGCCAACGAAGGCGACACGGTCGACCTGACGGCGACGATCTGCGTGTCGGGCTCGAACCCGTCGGGCACCACTCGCGGCCGACTGTGGCGAAGCCCCAACGCGGCGCCCGACTTCACCGAAGACCCCATCGCTGAGTTCGACATTCCGAATATCAACCCGGGAGGCTGCGAGGACGTCACCATTCAGACAGACGCTTCGTGTGCAGACTTCGTCGCCGAGTACGGCTACGCCATCGAGGTCGACTACCAAGACCGGCTCCCCGAGTCCGACGAGGACAATAACACCGCCACCGGCAGCAACCTGCTCGACGTGAGCGGCGAATTCTGCTCGTGCACCGCCGACGCCTATGCCAACGACGCCTCCAACCAGCCGCTGCCCCTGACCGCGGGCCAGTTCTCCGACGCAGTGTGTGACCCGGAGATCTGCGACTGGTACGCCGCCGACTTGCAGCAAAACGAAAGCCTGCTGGTGACGACGACCTTCGACGCCAACCAGGGCCAGCTCGAGACGCGCCTGTACGATTCGAGCGGCAGCAACGAGCTCGACAGCAGCGTGGCCGACGGACGCCAAGAGGTCGCCACCTTCTTGGTGCCCAGCGCGGGCCGCTATCTGTTCAAGGTGTGCGGCGAGACGCCCGACATCCAGAATCTGTACGACGTCGACGTCGAGATTTTGTCGCCCTCACCGGGCGTCGACGTCTTGCCCCGCGAGCTCGAGGTGCCCCAGCGCGACTCGTTCTCGATTGGCGCCCAGCTCGACATCTCGTTCCGCGTCTACAACATCGGCCAAACGGCCACCTCGGGCGCCTTCGACGCCAACCTCGTGATCAGCCCGAACGACGTGATTGGTGACGGTGACGACATCCCGCTGCAGCCCACCTCGGTGAGCGTAAGCCAGGTCTCGGGCGGCGGCAGCAAAGACGTCAGCGCCACGGTCGAGATTCCGACCTCGGTCAACGACGGCGACTACTATATCGGCGTGCAGCTCGATATCGCCGACGGTGACACGACCAACAACGCGGTCGCCTCGAAGATGATCACCGTCGAGACGCTGTGCTACGACCCGCTCGAGCCCAATGACAGCTTCGCCGACGCGCCATCGATGAGCGCTGGCTCGTACAGCAACCTGACGGCTTGCACTGCGGCCGACGACTACTACAAGCTGTGCGTCCAGAACGGTAAGAAGTTCACCCTCCGCGCCGACTTCTTCGACTCACAGGGCGACATCGACATCGAGCTATTCGACCAGCAGCGCCAGATCATCGACAGCTCGGCCAACTCCGGCGTCGATTCCGAGTCGGTGTCGGTCGACTATGTCAACGGCGACCAGTGCTACTACGCCCGCGTCTACCTGTTGACGCTGCAGCAAGACCTGCAGACTAGCTACGACATGAGCATCAACGTCTCCAACGTCGACCCGTCATTGCAGTGCGACGGCTACTTCGAGCCCAACGACACCACAAGCTCGGCCGCCAGCCTGCTGGCCGCCCTGCAGCACACCAACACCCTGGACCGCTGCCCGGCCAGCGACACCGACTACTACTACGTCTCGCTGTCGTCGGGGCAGACGGTGTCGCTTCGCGGCCTCCTCGAGCCGAGCACACAGGCAGGCACGCTTCGCATCCAGCTGTATCAGCCCAACGGCACACCCGGGCCGAATATGGAGACCGCTCCAGGCGCTCCGGTGGCCGAGATTGCCAATTACACCGCCCCCACAAGCGGCACCTATTACCTGCAGGTGACGCTCAGCGGCACGCAGCGCCGAGCGACATATACCTTGGAGGCCGACGGTATCGGCGGTATCGATCTAGAGGCGTCGAATCTGTTGATTGGACCCGGCACGTATCGTGCCAATGATGAAGTTCGCTTCGGGTTCGACCTCGCCAACCTGCGGTCCGACCCGGCGACGGCGCCGACGTACACGGTGTGGCTGGGAACCGCGCAGGCCCACGACCCGAACGCCGACATCCAACTGGGCAGCTTCAGCCTGTCGAGCGATGTGGCGGGCAACTCCTCGACGAGTATCGCCGACCGGGTCGACCTGCCCTCGAGCGGACTGTGGGATGGCACAGGTTATCTGCACGTGGTCGTCGAGGCCAATGGGCAGACCGACCCGAACCCTGGCAACAACACCACGACGACTACCATTGATTTGTCGACCAATTGA
- a CDS encoding metallophosphoesterase family protein yields the protein MKIGHISDLHILKLDDPRPWEFLNKRLVGGANLLFKRSKSHSSRVVREALRHLDEDCGVDHIAITGDLSNLALASEFAEAADILAEIPFSEERVSVIPGNHDYYTRETEASRRFERYFAPYMQSDMPGYRTESGYPFCQFKNDDIAIIGMKSAVPTPWFFATGEVDRMQLEATAALLDDPKVRDRFKIVMIHHHLVPFEHSRVEYSRRLINADEVLEMLRWHDVDLAIHGHNHHFATIEVPHLRGKGTLRICEAGSTSIGSYEDPYFGGKFNVYHIEDGRLLKIETHLFESHDVGFVQWKEQAFEQQIAAS from the coding sequence ATGAAAATCGGACACATCTCCGATCTCCATATCCTCAAGCTGGACGACCCTCGCCCGTGGGAGTTCTTGAACAAGCGCCTGGTCGGTGGGGCAAACCTGCTGTTCAAGCGCTCGAAGAGCCACTCGTCGAGGGTCGTGCGCGAGGCCTTACGCCACCTCGACGAGGATTGCGGGGTCGATCACATCGCCATCACCGGTGATCTATCGAACCTCGCCCTCGCCTCCGAGTTTGCCGAGGCTGCCGATATTCTGGCCGAGATCCCCTTCTCGGAGGAGCGCGTCAGCGTCATCCCGGGCAACCACGACTATTACACCCGGGAGACCGAGGCGAGTCGACGCTTCGAGCGCTACTTCGCGCCGTATATGCAGTCGGATATGCCCGGGTACCGCACCGAGTCGGGCTATCCGTTCTGTCAGTTCAAGAACGACGACATTGCCATCATCGGAATGAAATCGGCGGTGCCCACGCCGTGGTTCTTTGCCACCGGCGAGGTCGACCGCATGCAACTCGAGGCGACCGCCGCGCTGCTCGACGACCCGAAGGTGCGCGACCGCTTCAAAATCGTCATGATCCACCACCATCTGGTGCCCTTCGAGCACAGCCGCGTGGAGTACAGCCGCCGACTGATCAACGCCGACGAGGTGCTCGAGATGCTTCGCTGGCACGACGTCGACCTGGCCATTCACGGGCACAACCACCACTTTGCCACCATCGAGGTTCCCCACCTGCGTGGCAAAGGCACCCTGCGTATCTGCGAGGCGGGAAGCACGTCCATCGGCAGCTACGAAGACCCGTATTTCGGCGGCAAGTTCAACGTCTATCACATCGAAGACGGCCGCCTCCTCAAAATTGAGACGCACCTCTTCGAGAGCCACGACGTCGGCTTCGTCCAGTGGAAGGAGCAGGCATTCGAACAGCAGATCGCGGCCTCCTGA
- a CDS encoding DUF1285 domain-containing protein — MTDEPNADASQDTDIEIDETLPETVKKFLRQGYELEEIRLDATGRWTHEGLDFENSKITDLFSRNVGRTEGGTWVLEIGRFTYPITVDDTGFFVERIQLDETPPKLHLSDETTEELDPTTLEYKPEGRLYCEVKGGEFRARFKKPAYYALADHFVEENGTIYVEFGDERYELTDME; from the coding sequence ATGACGGACGAACCGAACGCCGACGCTAGCCAAGACACCGACATCGAGATCGACGAGACGCTGCCGGAGACGGTCAAGAAGTTCCTGCGCCAGGGATACGAGCTCGAGGAGATTCGCCTCGACGCCACCGGCAGGTGGACACACGAGGGGCTCGATTTCGAGAACTCCAAGATCACCGACCTCTTCAGCCGAAACGTCGGCCGCACCGAAGGGGGCACCTGGGTGCTCGAGATCGGACGGTTCACCTATCCCATCACGGTCGACGACACCGGCTTTTTCGTCGAACGCATCCAGCTCGACGAAACCCCGCCCAAGCTGCATCTGTCCGACGAGACCACCGAAGAACTCGACCCGACCACGCTGGAGTACAAGCCCGAAGGCCGGCTCTACTGCGAAGTCAAAGGCGGCGAGTTCCGCGCGCGCTTCAAAAAGCCCGCCTACTACGCACTCGCCGACCATTTCGTCGAGGAAAACGGCACGATCTACGTCGAGTTCGGCGACGAGCGCTACGAGCTGACCGACATGGAGTGA
- the icd gene encoding NADP-dependent isocitrate dehydrogenase — protein MIMGEKIEKKENGELHVPNNPVIPFIEGDGIGPDIWAAAQPVFDAAVEKAYGGERKIEWKEIYAGEKAKEVKGEWLPQDTFDAIREHLVAIKGPLTTPVGGGFRSLNVALRQELDLYACVRPVRWFQGVPSPVKEPNKVDMVVFRENTEDIYAGIEWKAKSDEAQKLIGLLQDEFGVSTIRFPETSGIGIKPISEEGTKRLVRSAIDYALARGRRNVTFVHKGNIMKFTEGAFKDWGYEVAEEEYGDKVYTWAQWDKTNEEKGRDAANAEQKEAMEAGKIIVKDVIADAFLQQILTRPDEYDVIATMNLNGDYISDALAAQVGGIGIAPGANINYNTGLALFEATHGTAPKYAGLDKVNPSSVILSGVMMLEFMNWDEAGELIVKGIEGAIQDKRVTYDFERLMEGATKLKCSEFGEEIIKNM, from the coding sequence ATTATCATGGGCGAAAAAATCGAAAAGAAGGAAAACGGCGAGCTTCACGTGCCGAATAACCCGGTCATCCCTTTCATCGAGGGTGACGGTATTGGCCCGGACATCTGGGCGGCGGCGCAGCCGGTCTTCGACGCGGCGGTCGAGAAGGCCTACGGCGGTGAGCGTAAGATCGAGTGGAAAGAGATCTACGCCGGTGAGAAAGCCAAAGAAGTCAAAGGCGAGTGGCTCCCCCAGGACACCTTCGACGCCATCCGCGAGCATCTCGTGGCCATCAAAGGCCCGTTGACCACCCCGGTCGGCGGCGGCTTCCGCTCGCTAAACGTCGCGCTTCGCCAAGAGCTCGACCTGTACGCCTGCGTGCGCCCCGTGCGCTGGTTCCAAGGCGTGCCCAGCCCGGTCAAAGAGCCGAACAAAGTCGACATGGTCGTCTTCCGTGAGAACACCGAAGACATCTACGCCGGCATCGAGTGGAAGGCCAAGAGCGACGAAGCTCAGAAGCTCATCGGTCTTCTGCAGGACGAGTTCGGTGTCAGCACCATTCGCTTCCCGGAGACCTCCGGCATCGGCATCAAGCCGATCAGCGAAGAGGGCACCAAGCGCCTGGTTCGCTCGGCCATTGACTACGCTCTTGCCCGCGGCCGTCGCAACGTGACGTTCGTGCACAAGGGCAACATCATGAAGTTCACCGAGGGCGCCTTCAAAGATTGGGGCTACGAGGTGGCTGAAGAAGAGTACGGCGACAAGGTCTACACCTGGGCGCAGTGGGACAAGACCAACGAAGAGAAGGGCCGCGACGCCGCCAACGCCGAGCAGAAAGAGGCGATGGAAGCCGGCAAGATCATCGTCAAAGACGTCATCGCCGACGCCTTCTTGCAGCAGATCTTGACCCGCCCCGACGAGTACGACGTCATCGCCACGATGAACCTCAACGGCGACTACATCTCCGACGCGCTGGCCGCGCAGGTCGGCGGCATCGGCATCGCTCCGGGCGCCAACATCAACTACAACACCGGCCTGGCGCTCTTCGAGGCCACCCACGGCACCGCGCCCAAGTACGCCGGTCTCGACAAGGTCAACCCGAGCTCGGTCATCCTGTCGGGCGTCATGATGCTCGAATTCATGAACTGGGACGAGGCTGGCGAGCTCATCGTCAAGGGCATCGAAGGTGCCATCCAAGACAAGCGCGTCACCTACGACTTCGAGCGTCTGATGGAAGGCGCCACCAAGCTCAAGTGCAGCGAGTTCGGCGAAGAGATCATCAAGAACATGTGA
- a CDS encoding 1-aminocyclopropane-1-carboxylate deaminase/D-cysteine desulfhydrase, with protein sequence MLALFETLPSTQTIPHAELGQFPTPVEKLDELGDEVGVESLYVKRDDQSGTVYGGNKVRKLEFLLGQARAEGYDEVWTVGAIGSHHALATSIYARQLGLTPSVLHFPQPVTDHVLDNLRAISTTQPKLKLATHKVQLPVEVGKMKVKQWLSTAKDVYYIPGGGSSPVGVLGYVNAALELQQQIDAGELPEPDVIFVAAGTCGTLAGLMLGCRLAGMKTDVVGVRVVDKIMANATMTAHLANKAGKILTEHGVEDVPRISSSEVTMLDDYFGKDYGVPTDAGMEAIALAKAHGGLKLEPTYTGKAFAGLLGEREHLELANKNVLYWHTLSSADLSERIAQADVEHDLPSEYQKFFETSA encoded by the coding sequence ATGCTAGCCCTCTTTGAAACACTGCCGTCGACCCAAACGATTCCACACGCCGAGCTCGGTCAGTTTCCGACGCCCGTCGAAAAGCTCGACGAGCTTGGCGATGAAGTTGGGGTTGAGTCGCTCTACGTCAAGCGCGATGACCAGTCTGGCACAGTCTACGGGGGCAATAAAGTGCGCAAGCTGGAGTTTCTGTTGGGTCAGGCGCGGGCCGAAGGCTACGACGAGGTGTGGACGGTAGGCGCCATCGGAAGCCACCACGCGCTGGCCACGTCCATCTACGCTCGTCAACTCGGTCTGACCCCCTCGGTGCTTCACTTTCCCCAGCCGGTGACCGACCACGTGCTCGACAACTTGCGCGCCATCAGCACCACCCAACCCAAGCTCAAGCTGGCCACCCACAAGGTCCAGCTGCCGGTCGAGGTGGGCAAGATGAAGGTCAAGCAGTGGCTGTCGACGGCCAAAGACGTCTACTATATCCCCGGTGGCGGCTCGTCGCCGGTCGGCGTGCTCGGCTACGTCAACGCCGCGCTCGAGCTCCAGCAACAGATCGACGCCGGCGAGTTGCCCGAACCGGACGTCATCTTCGTGGCCGCCGGCACCTGCGGTACCCTCGCCGGGCTGATGCTCGGCTGCCGCCTCGCCGGCATGAAGACCGACGTCGTCGGCGTGCGCGTGGTCGACAAGATTATGGCCAACGCGACGATGACGGCACACCTTGCGAACAAGGCCGGCAAGATTCTGACCGAGCATGGCGTCGAGGACGTCCCGCGCATCTCGAGCTCCGAGGTGACCATGCTCGACGACTATTTTGGCAAAGACTACGGCGTGCCCACCGACGCCGGCATGGAGGCGATCGCGCTCGCCAAGGCCCACGGGGGGCTGAAGCTCGAGCCGACCTATACGGGGAAAGCCTTCGCCGGGCTGCTCGGGGAGCGCGAACACCTTGAACTTGCTAACAAAAATGTGTTGTACTGGCACACGCTCAGCAGCGCCGATTTGAGCGAGCGCATCGCCCAGGCCGACGTCGAGCACGACCTTCCCTCCGAGTACCAGAAGTTCTTCGAGACATCCGCGTGA